Proteins co-encoded in one Oncorhynchus masou masou isolate Uvic2021 chromosome 22, UVic_Omas_1.1, whole genome shotgun sequence genomic window:
- the LOC135509776 gene encoding LOW QUALITY PROTEIN: dual oxidase maturation factor 1-like (The sequence of the model RefSeq protein was modified relative to this genomic sequence to represent the inferred CDS: deleted 2 bases in 1 codon): MTFYDDIYPFYPLPRTSFIFSTHLLTIILVFLVLTVSFLLILPGIRGKSRLFWMFRIIVSFFIGVVIVALNFTSDWAEARTTTNATYKSFSSEEVNAEVGLHVGLYGINITLRGNPVNQLNETINYNEMFEWRETIDEEYEDALERGLPNPILYIAEKFTLNNPCGLIYQYRYSGRYASATLWTAFCCWLVANVLFSMPVILYAGYMMVATAAFIFFSMASFSTIMNLPTCLFTIGTSAFQTEYSGSFWLALATGVLCLVIGILVVLLDCLIPEKIREAFSVGVDNDEDEDVYFGEGYLNSNFLASVTTTPLTTLVLPTDEIQKDSHQPSLQELSIAM; the protein is encoded by the exons ATGACCTTCTACGATGACATTTACCCTTTCTACCCCCTACCAAGAACCTCCTTTATCTTCAGCACCCACCTCCTCACCATTATCCTGGTCTTCCTGGTCCTCACGGTCAGCTTCCTTCTTATTCTGCCAGGTATCAGAGGCAAGTCG AGACTGTTCTGGATGTTCAGAATCATCGTCAGTTTCTTCATAGGTGTGGTCATCGTAG CACTGAATTTCACCAGTGACTGGGCTGAGGCCCGAACCACCACTAACGCTACCTACAAGTCCTTCAGCAGTGAGGAGGTGAACGCTGAGGTGGGCCTGCATGTTGGACTGTACGGCATCAACATTACTTTAAGAG GGAATCCTGTGAATCAACTGAACGAGACCATCAACTACAACGAGATGTTTGAGTGGAGAGAAACCATCGATGAGGAGTACGAGGATGCCCTAGAGAGAGGTCTACCTAACCCCATCCTCTATATCGCTGAGAAGTTTACCCTCAACAACCCCTGTGGTCTCATCTACCAGTACAGATACTCTGGGCGCTACGCCTCGGCCACTCTCTG GACAGCGTTCTGCTGCTGGCTGGTAGCCAACGTGCTGTTCTCCATGCCTGTCATCCTGTACGCCGGCTACATGATGGTGGCCACCGCCGCTTTCATCTTCTTCTCCATGGCCTCCTTCTCCACCATCATgaacctgcctacctgtctgttcaCCATAGGCACCTCT GCCTTCCAGACAGAGTACAGCGGTTCTTTCTGGCTGGCGCTGGCCACAG GTGTCCTGTGTCTGGTCATCGGAATCCTGGTGGTTCTGCTGGACTGTCTGATCCCTGAGAAGATACGAGAGGCCTTCAGCGTCGGGGTGGACAACGACGAAGATGAAGATGTTTATTTTGGAGAGGGATACCTGAACTCCAACTTCCTGGCAAGCGTAACCACCACACCTTTGACAACCTTAGTACTTCCTACG GATGAAATTCAGAAAGACAGCCACCAACCATCACTCCAGGAGCTGTCAATCGCAatgtaa